Below is a genomic region from Gopherus flavomarginatus isolate rGopFla2 chromosome 25, rGopFla2.mat.asm, whole genome shotgun sequence.
gTTCTGGACAACACAGCCCTGAATCGGATCGCCACAGACCGGCTGCACATCCAAAACCCGTCCTTCTCCCAGATCAACCAGCTGGTGAGAAGCCCCACTGGGGAGCGCTCACTCTGGCGACTTAGTCACATGTCTGGGCCAGGGCTCCTGtcagtgctggctgatgagtagCTCTGATGGGAGACTTAGGGTGTGGAGCTGGGATGTTTCCCTTGCCGCATTTGTgctcagcggcagctccaggtgccagcgctccaagcgtgtgcctgaggcagcaagctgcagggggtgccctgccagtccctgcgagggcagcagtcaggctgccttcggcagcttgcctgcgggaggtccgccagtctcGCAGATTCGGCAGCAGGTACGCCAAAGCCGCGAGACCAACGGCCCTTCCGCAGGcgcgccgccgaaggcagcctacctgccatgcttggggcggcaaaactagagccgcccctgcttctgcttctgctgccTAGTGAAAGAGAGTCACAGCTGAGCTCTGGCTCCAGGGAAtccctccagagcctgcacccgactctctctcccttctctgcaccAGGTCTCCACCAtcatgtctgccagcaccaccACGCTCAGGTATCCCGGCTACATGAACAATGACCTGATTGGGCTGATCGCCTCGCTCATCCCCACCCCCCGACTCCACTTCCTGATGACAGGGTACACGCCACTCACCACAGACCAGTCGGTAGGTGCTGCAGTTCTCCAGGCACATGGGCAGCCCTGCACCATCCCTACACTGGCTCctggctgcctcctgcaccccagccaagCTCCTCTGCTGTGGCCCTGAGGCTCCCTGCAGCTTAGttgctctctgcctctcccctcacATGCACTACCatgcacccccaccctcctcactTGGCCCTGGGCATGGCCggacccctgcctgccccccccaagCTGCTGTGAATGCCTCGGGGAGGGGATGTCCCTCTCCCATGCATGGTAAGGCTGGGTGCTCCAAGTTGTCTTCACTCTCTGCCGGCAGCCCTGTCCATCCCAGGAAGTGCAGTGGGGTTATTCCCAGGCAACAGGTGCTCAGATCCAGCCCGCTGGGACGCTGTGGTACCTTGCCATGCACTGCTCCAGGTGGGAGTACTGGATACCAGCCCCCGAgatctcctcccccgccccccggcaaacacaggcaccagccccctcctgcaggggTTCATGGGCTTTACATTGGGGCTAGGTGAGCAGGACACTTGTGCTGTCCCTGATCACGGTTCCCAGCCGGATCCAGGACTCCATTGGGCTGTAGTGAAGGGCGGCTGGGCCAGTGTTCTGGGTTTGCAGGAGAGGCTGCTGGACTGGCTCCGTGGCACCGTTCTGCTCAGCTAACTGGGCCCTTTCTCCTCTTGTCGACCTGCATTTCCCCAGGACGTTGCTCAGAGAAGCAAATCGGAAAGGCTGCTGGCTCTGAAACGGGTACCCAATGTGTGCTCTGACCTCTCCTGTGCTGGGAGGGACTCTGCAGTAGTTAATAGGTGTCTGACTTAACCTCCCCACTTCCAGCCTGGGGCCACCTCTCTGCAAGTCCCCGGAAGCCTGGCCAGCAGAGCACGCCGTGTCcagcctgggggtgggaggggatgggcctTCACATTCCTCCAAGCGAGCGAGAAAGCGGGTTTGCCTTCCCAGCGTGCTCAGCGGCTgcagcagctgtggggctggttgTTCTCCCCCTGCCAGCCACCACTGGGGCCAGCCTTTCCTAGTGCCCAGGTGCTTTGGCATTTAACAACAGCCCGGCCAGCGCTCGCCAGTCACCCAGAGCAGCCACCTGCAGCTCTCCCAGCCTAGGGCCTGGCATGCAGCTTCCTCTCTCACCCTGAGCAGACGACCATTAACCCTTCAGTTTCTGCCCGTTGGGGCAtgttcccagctgcagagagCGGCAGCCAAACTAGATGCATTATGGGAAGGTAGGGAGTGCTACGGCCATGCCTGCTGCACGCAGGGGTTAATTGGGCACTCTCTGGagaagggtggggatgggggagggtttgTTGGCCGCATTCCAAGCATACGAGCTCCCTGCCCCGTCCCATCCCTCTGTGCTtgaggggggcagcaggcagcacaGGCCCGGGTGATATGCCCTGGGGACCGGCTGAGCGGGGCCTTGGTTCTGTGGGGAGCCtggctgctctgctcccagcaagTCCCCCATGAAGTGGGAGCCCAGGCCCTGCACGGGAGCCTGCCACTGCTGTCTGGGACACAACTGAGTCTCCAGTAGCCGCTTCCCAGGCCTTTGCTGGCTCTCTCTGAGCTCCACTGAACTCAACTCCTCCGctgtcagggcagggggaggggagacgagGCTGGCTCCCTAGTGCCCCATGGAAAGGGCATCACTACAAGCCCTCAGGCTTGGCCACCGCTGTCCTGTGACCTCCTGCATGCAGCTCTGTGCCTGTGCATGTGACTGGCCCGTTCCAcagggcttgtgtgtgtgtgtgtgtctctctctctctccccgctgGCTGGCCAGGGATTTGCTTCTGCTAACTTCAGCCAAGGGTGGCAGAGCCTCTACTCCATgcgtgtgcagtgtgtgtggctCCGCCACCCTCTGGGGACAGGGCGCAGAGGTGGTCTCCTCCTGACTGCTCCGTGCTGGCGTTTGCAGGTGGCCAGCGTGCGGAAAACCACAGTCCTGGACGTGATGAGAAGATTGTTGCAGCCTAAGAACGTCATGGTCTCCACGGGGAGGGACAGACAAACCAACCACTGCTACATCGCCATCCTGAACATCATCCAGGGTGAGGTGGACCCGACGCAGGTGAGGAAGCTGCAACCCTGCCCCAAGCCGGGGCTGGCTGAGTCGTGTGGCCGTGGGCATCTTGCAGGCAGATGCTGATAGGGCTGGGCGTGGGAGCAGGCCAGGCATTGCAGTGGGGAGTGGGCTCAGACGCCCACCCACCTCAGCCAGGCTTGCAGGGTCCATGCAGGAAACAGCTGCTGGCAGAGCCAGCCAAAGGGTTAACATTGCAGGGGCCTAGCTGCTTGGATGCTGCCCTGGGAAAGGCTGCCCATCGTCACGTCCTCTGCCAGCAGGCGTTTGCCAGTCGGAGGAACCGCCTGCCCCACGAGCAACCCTGGGCCTGAGCCCCTGGGCGTGCGGTGTCCTGCCAGTTGGGCTGCACAGAGCGCCTAGGTGAGCAGCTGGGACAGCAGTGGGGAGTTCACGCTGCTCTGTTCCGGTTTACGTTGTTAGCTGAGGGACCAGGCCCCTGCCCCTCTGATGCTGTGACTCTcgccagggcagggggctggtgcaCCACTGCCAGCTCTTGCTCGTGTCTCCCTAGGTTCACAAGAGCCTGCAGAGGATCCGAGAGAGGAAACTGGCCAACTtcatcccctggggccctgccagcATCCAGGTGGCGCTGTCCAGGAAGTCCCCGTACCTGCCATCTGCTCACCGCGTCAGCGGCCTGATGATGGCAAACCACACCAACATCTCCTCGGTGAGTACGGGCTcggccccctgctcccccacccacctgccAGAGGGGCATGCCCTGCCCTCTCTGCTGCCGAGTGCCCTTAGCAGGGAGGCAGGGGCTTTCACCTTCAGTTGCTCTCATGTATCCTTTTGACTTGGCTGTTGCTGCATCTGCCGGGGGATCTGCAGGAGAGCGGAAGGCGATGGCTGcctcccgccccagccctgccagagaaggcagcGGGTGGCATTGCAGACAGCGGAGGCCCAGCCAGGCTAGAGAAGGCAGTGACTGGAATTGGGGGATGGGGCCAGTTGGTTGTCCTGCAGCATTTCCTTCAGTAGAAAGTCATTCTGGgcgcagctcccagcccctcccccagcctctgacCCCATAAACTTGGCCTGCTGAATCCATTGGCAGGAACAGACGGTGTCCGCTAGGTTTGTCCATTAACCCAGTAGTGGGTTCCCTTCGTCCTGCCCTGCAGGGCCATGCTGCCATTGGAGAGTAAAGCCCAGGGCCGGGaggcaggactccagggttctattTCCTGCCTCTACCACTGCCTCCAGGACCTTGACAAAGTCACCTAGCCCCTTGGAAAGCCCTCTGCTGAAAGCAGCTTGGGGAGCGCAGGGTGTTCCCCAGATCACAGCCTGGCTGTGGTGGAGCCCCAAACGCAGGTTTTCTGAGAGCCCTTCACATGGGCTTGCTCTGCATCACCCCCAGGGAGTGAGCCAGGGTGGCCACAGGGACATCCCATCTCCCAGGGTAGCCATGGGGATGCCCCTCCTTCTGCCCTGGGTAGCCACGGCCAGGGGAACGCCCCAGCGCCCATCCAGCACTTTCCCCTGGCGTGTGGGGTGAGGGACGGGCCGTGCCCTCATATTCACGGGGACTTGGGGCCGGCACAGCTGTTCGAGCGGACGTGCCGGCAGTACGACAAGCTGCGCAAGAGGGAGGCCTTCCTGGAGCAGTTCCGCAAGGAGGATATCTTCAAGGACAACTTCGACGAGCTGGACAACTCCCGGGAGATCGTGCAGCAGCTTATTGACGAGTACCACGCGGCCACACGCCCCGACTACATCTCCTGGGGCACGCAGGAGCAGTGAGGGCTCACAGGCTCTGCGAGGGAGCACACAGAGCACGGCCCCTTTCCATGTAACTTCAGGGGCCACAAGCCACCCCTCTACATGTTAGTCCTCATGGCTTCTGCTCACCCCATGAGGAGGGAGAGTGTGGGCTTGGCTCCCTGGCACAGCAGCACTGCACCCTTGGAGTCACCCTATTGCGGGACAGAGCCCGTATGACCCTCCTCCCAGcaggaccccagccccagggctggtggCTCCTGTAGTACAGGGGCCTTTCCTCTGCCGGGGGTCAGGGGCAGTGGCTCGCCGCCCATGGGGGTGGTGTGTGGGAGCAGGAATCCTTGCCCTAAGTACTCCCCTTCTCAGGGAGGGCGAAAGCCACAGGCCCCAGCCTCGAATGGGCCAGGGCTAAGACCTCAGTCAAGCAGGGAGCGTGTAGGACCTGGCTGAGCTAAGCTGGGCCACTCAGCTACCCTCAGTCCTTAGCCTGGGCAGCTGGTGCCGAGAGCAGCAGGCGCTGGCAGGGGCTGTATCTATTTTTGTAGCTTATTTTGCTTCAATAAAGGCTGTTGCTGCCCTGAGCTCTCGCTGTTGCTGCCGGGGCATGACAGAGCTTGGAACAAGGGCATGGAGCGGGTGACAacagccccatccccccagccgGATCTGCCCAGGCCTGCAATGCTGGGGCAAAGGTCGGGGGGGgccctgcagagccagctgcCCCCAAGCTGCCCAGGGGAGGTCAGCCCTGGGCTTTTCCCCCAGCAGCAACCAGAGGCCCCAAAGCACCCTGGGGAGTGGGGATTCCAGCCCTGCTTCGCTTCTGGGAGCTCACTGCGCTGGAGTGTGAACAGGGCCCAGCGCTGCGTATAACCCAGGCGCAAGGGCGGTGCAGGAGCTGGCTGTGCTGTGTATGGGGagggtgggctggggctgtggcagctccaggggagcaggcctggggctccctgcaggcaGCGCACAAGGCTGTTGTCAGTGGCCTGGGGCTGCCAGAAGGAACCAATGCGACCATCTGGTCAGACCCCTCTCGGGACCTGCCCCTGCTAGAGTCAAGCTTTCCAAACCATGCAGTCTTGATGTAAAGAGAGAATCGCCCTTGGGGCGGGGTCCACGGGTTAGTTACTCCTGTAAAAATGCTCCCCTGCATTCCAGCCATGGGCCCACAGCAGCCCTTGCTCTGCTTGGTCTGGTCTCAATATCCGTTGCCCAGggaggtacttacagactgatcGGCTTCCCCTGAACCCCTGCTGAATAGACCGAGCCCCTGGGGTCTGTCCCTAGGGCAGGTTTCTAATCGTTTGTGTCCCTGTCCTGGCTCC
It encodes:
- the TUBG1 gene encoding tubulin gamma-1 chain gives rise to the protein MLSSAGREREDAKGAARSRAAAAEMPREIITLQLGQCGNQIGFEFWKQLCAEHGISPEGIVEEFATEGTDRKDVFFYQADDEHYIPRAVLLDLEPRVIHSILNSPYANLYNPENIYLSEHGGGAGNNWASGFSQGEKIHEDIFDIIDREADGSDSLEGFVLCHSIAGGTGSGLGSYLLERLNDRYPKKLVQTYSVFPNQDEMSDVVVQPYNSLLTLKRLTQNADCVVVLDNTALNRIATDRLHIQNPSFSQINQLVSTIMSASTTTLRYPGYMNNDLIGLIASLIPTPRLHFLMTGYTPLTTDQSVASVRKTTVLDVMRRLLQPKNVMVSTGRDRQTNHCYIAILNIIQGEVDPTQVHKSLQRIRERKLANFIPWGPASIQVALSRKSPYLPSAHRVSGLMMANHTNISSLFERTCRQYDKLRKREAFLEQFRKEDIFKDNFDELDNSREIVQQLIDEYHAATRPDYISWGTQEQ